A window from Alphaproteobacteria bacterium encodes these proteins:
- a CDS encoding ABC transporter ATP-binding protein, which produces MTEARKTPALEVLDATLGPKGEVGRRLLDGARLVAESGRVVGLIGPNGAGKTTLLRAALRLQPLDRGRVRLAGRDITSEGPHRHARDIAYLPQGQVVHWPLDVARLVALGRVPHASPWGRSGARDRELVAAALQATDVFHLRDRPVLSLSGGERARVLLARALATDAPVLLADEPVAALDPYHQLAVMDLFRAAAADGKAVVVVMHDLALAARYCDRLVLMHDGRTVAEGASDDVLSDDNLARVYRVRGGRHGGHLHIASRIDDGPGTGAAR; this is translated from the coding sequence GTGACGGAGGCCCGAAAGACGCCCGCGCTTGAGGTGCTGGACGCCACCCTTGGCCCGAAGGGCGAGGTCGGGCGGCGCCTGCTGGACGGGGCGCGGCTGGTGGCCGAAAGCGGGCGGGTTGTTGGCCTGATCGGCCCCAACGGGGCCGGCAAGACAACCCTGCTGCGCGCCGCACTCCGCCTCCAGCCGCTCGATCGGGGCCGGGTTCGGCTGGCCGGACGGGACATCACCAGTGAGGGACCGCACAGGCACGCGCGCGACATCGCCTACCTGCCCCAGGGCCAGGTGGTCCACTGGCCGCTCGACGTCGCCCGCCTGGTTGCGCTTGGCCGGGTGCCCCACGCCTCGCCCTGGGGGCGATCCGGCGCGCGCGACCGGGAGCTTGTGGCGGCGGCGCTGCAGGCGACGGACGTTTTTCATCTGCGCGATCGTCCGGTGCTCAGCCTCTCGGGCGGAGAGCGTGCCCGCGTCCTCCTGGCCCGTGCGCTCGCGACGGATGCGCCGGTCCTGCTGGCTGACGAGCCGGTCGCCGCGCTCGATCCCTATCATCAGCTCGCGGTGATGGACCTGTTTCGTGCAGCGGCGGCGGACGGCAAGGCGGTCGTTGTCGTCATGCATGATCTGGCGCTGGCGGCGCGGTATTGTGACCGGCTCGTCCTGATGCACGATGGACGCACGGTCGCGGAAGGCGCATCGGACGACGTGCTGAGCGACGACAATCTCGCCCGCGTCTACAGGGTTCGGGGCGGGCGCCATGGCGGACACCTCCACATCGCCTCACGCATCGATGACGGGCCAGGAACCGGAGCGGCGCGATGA
- a CDS encoding iron ABC transporter permease, which yields MIGRFAGLTGGLALLLALLLVAGLQIGFAPISFPEVLAGLFGDPETDKVALIVQELRLPRLLVGLVVGGSLGLSGAALQGLLRNPLADPGVIGVSASAGFGAVVAIHFGMAALSIYAIPVFAMAGALLATGALYILARRDTSVLTLILVGIGINSLAGALISLAMNLAPSPYSLSDMVLWLLGSLSNRSMTDFYLALPFMAAGWLLLMLAAPGLRSLTLGEEAAATLGLDLRRARLLVVFGTSLAVGAGVAVTGVVGFVGLIVPHMLRPFVGYDPSRLLLPSALGGAVLVLLADCVLRVLPGQEELKLGVVTALIGGPFFLYLVIRTRRQMR from the coding sequence ATGATCGGACGGTTTGCGGGTTTGACGGGAGGACTTGCTCTGCTGCTCGCGCTGCTTCTTGTCGCGGGGCTGCAGATCGGCTTCGCGCCCATCTCGTTTCCCGAAGTCCTTGCCGGTCTGTTCGGCGATCCGGAGACAGACAAGGTCGCGCTCATCGTGCAGGAGCTCCGCCTGCCCCGATTGCTGGTCGGACTTGTGGTGGGCGGCTCGCTCGGCCTTTCCGGCGCCGCGCTCCAGGGTCTGCTGCGCAATCCGCTGGCGGACCCGGGCGTCATCGGCGTTAGCGCGAGTGCGGGTTTTGGCGCCGTGGTGGCGATCCATTTCGGCATGGCCGCGCTCTCGATCTATGCCATTCCGGTTTTCGCCATGGCGGGCGCGCTCTTGGCGACGGGCGCGCTTTACATTCTGGCGCGCAGGGATACGAGCGTCCTGACGCTGATTCTGGTGGGTATCGGCATCAACAGCCTCGCCGGCGCGCTTATCTCGCTGGCGATGAACCTGGCGCCCAGTCCCTATTCCCTGAGTGATATGGTGCTCTGGCTCCTGGGTTCGCTCTCCAACCGGAGCATGACGGATTTCTATCTCGCACTTCCCTTCATGGCGGCGGGCTGGCTGCTGCTGATGCTGGCCGCGCCCGGTCTCCGGTCACTCACACTCGGTGAAGAGGCGGCGGCGACGCTCGGCCTCGATCTTCGCCGCGCCCGGCTTCTCGTGGTTTTCGGAACATCGCTCGCGGTTGGCGCCGGTGTGGCGGTCACGGGCGTGGTCGGTTTCGTCGGGCTGATCGTGCCTCACATGCTGCGGCCCTTTGTCGGCTATGACCCAAGCCGGCTGCTGTTGCCGAGTGCGCTCGGCGGCGCCGTGCTGGTGCTTCTGGCCGACTGCGTGCTGCGCGTGCTGCCGGGTCAGGAGGAACTGAAGCTGGGCGTCGTCACGGCGCTGATCGGCGGGCCGTTCTTCCTGTACCTGGTGATCCGGACACGGCGGCAGATGCGATGA
- a CDS encoding ABC transporter substrate-binding protein, with product MWSVPRRSLCFIALGLGVLLGPAPGAGAAVPEARPRAIASLDYCADQYVLALAARDDILALSPAADDRYSYFASRASGIAKMRPTTERLLMAAPDLVVRQWGGGLAAGETLGRFGIPVAQVKFGQTLADARDNLRAVARRMGREEEAARLLADLDRRLARIRATRPETDHPIRALYVTVSGATSGRGTFIHEAMEAAGLENVMAGGARAGWQLIDLERVALNPPDLIIGAFFDLGRQTVDHWSIGRHSFLRDLVAKAEFVPIPGRVVACSTWFVIDAVEMIHDAALRIARRRAGAGDAP from the coding sequence ATGTGGTCCGTCCCCCGACGCTCCCTCTGCTTCATCGCCCTGGGCCTTGGCGTCCTCCTCGGACCCGCGCCCGGTGCCGGCGCGGCGGTGCCGGAAGCCCGCCCGCGCGCCATCGCGTCGCTCGATTATTGCGCTGATCAGTACGTGCTGGCCCTGGCGGCGCGGGACGACATCCTCGCTCTCTCGCCCGCAGCGGATGATCGCTATTCGTATTTTGCGTCGCGCGCCAGCGGGATTGCGAAGATGCGCCCGACGACCGAACGGTTGCTGATGGCCGCGCCCGACCTCGTGGTGCGCCAGTGGGGCGGCGGGCTCGCGGCGGGCGAGACCCTGGGCCGCTTCGGAATTCCGGTGGCGCAGGTCAAATTCGGTCAGACACTGGCGGATGCGCGTGACAATCTTCGCGCCGTTGCGCGCCGGATGGGGCGCGAGGAAGAAGCGGCCCGTCTGCTCGCCGATCTGGATCGCCGGCTCGCGCGCATTCGGGCTACGCGGCCGGAAACCGACCATCCGATCCGCGCGCTCTATGTCACGGTCTCGGGCGCCACGTCGGGACGCGGCACGTTCATTCACGAGGCGATGGAGGCGGCCGGGCTCGAAAACGTGATGGCCGGGGGCGCGCGCGCAGGTTGGCAGCTCATCGATCTCGAGCGCGTCGCTTTAAACCCGCCCGATCTGATCATCGGCGCATTCTTCGACCTCGGCCGCCAGACGGTTGATCACTGGTCGATCGGGCGTCACAGCTTTCTGCGCGACTTGGTGGCGAAGGCGGAATTTGTCCCGATTCCGGGGCGGGTCGTGGCCTGTTCCACCTGGTTCGTGATCGACGCGGTCGAAATGATCCATGACGCCGCTCTCAGGATCGCCCGCCGGCGCGCCGGGGCGGGAGACGCGCCATGA
- a CDS encoding TonB-dependent receptor, with amino-acid sequence MSFDPISGSVRFGHGVTCLAFAFFSTLPAVRADEPATLARLTSDPSVMDDVVVTATRTPRSRSDVGSTISVITAEEIEARQYTFALEALRSLPGVVVNQNSPFGGVASVALRGAKSEQTLVMVDGIEVNDPSTPGGSFNFSSLDVADIERIEVLRGPQSTLYGSDAIGGVISIITKSGEAGFNASGFLEAGSFETVRGAGTVSGRQDRVDYRLTASGLISSGISAADEDRGNSERDGHDNSTLSGKVGFQATENFKLDLVGRYIDSRNRFDSFDFVSGVTDGDEISFVDELYLKSLGELSLFDGALRNEIAVEWTDVERRNVQNGATTFRADGERLNFEYQGDIILTDWAIATIGTEVEEIRIKTATEDAGNRIISGFGLLQVEPYADLSLSLGVRRDEHDTFGGVTTFRFTGAYALPWTGTILRGSWGEGFKAPTPFQLSFIGLVSMTANTDLKPEESRGFDIGLEQDFLAGKLNTRLTYFANTIDDQIDFSFVTLGFENLSKVETEGVEAEIQASPLDWLDLALSYFYLEAEDAGADTRLIRRPKHSGSLDVTSRPMTRLTLGGSLVLNGAEADSRGRLGGYGRVDLRAAYQLSDRLTVTGRIENLLDKDYQDTFGFGTPGISAYAGLRARL; translated from the coding sequence ATGTCGTTCGACCCAATTTCCGGATCCGTGCGTTTCGGCCACGGAGTCACCTGCCTTGCGTTCGCATTTTTTTCGACCCTGCCCGCGGTTCGGGCCGACGAACCCGCGACCCTCGCGCGGCTCACGTCCGATCCTTCCGTCATGGACGATGTCGTGGTGACCGCGACCCGTACGCCGCGATCCCGAAGCGATGTCGGCAGCACGATCTCCGTCATCACGGCCGAGGAGATCGAGGCAAGGCAATACACCTTCGCCCTCGAGGCGCTGCGCAGCCTGCCGGGGGTCGTTGTCAATCAGAACAGTCCCTTCGGCGGTGTGGCCTCGGTCGCGCTGCGTGGGGCCAAGTCGGAACAGACTCTCGTCATGGTGGACGGGATCGAGGTCAACGATCCCAGTACGCCGGGCGGCTCGTTCAATTTCTCCAGCCTCGATGTCGCCGATATCGAGCGGATCGAGGTGCTGCGCGGACCGCAAAGCACGCTTTACGGCTCGGACGCCATCGGTGGCGTCATCAGCATCATCACCAAGTCCGGCGAAGCGGGCTTCAATGCGTCCGGCTTCCTCGAAGCGGGCTCATTCGAGACGGTCCGGGGCGCCGGCACGGTCTCGGGTCGCCAGGACCGGGTCGATTACCGGCTCACCGCCAGCGGGCTCATTTCGAGCGGAATTTCGGCCGCCGATGAGGATCGCGGCAACAGCGAGCGCGACGGGCACGACAACAGTACGTTGTCGGGAAAGGTGGGCTTTCAGGCGACCGAGAATTTCAAACTCGATCTTGTTGGCCGCTACATAGATTCGCGAAATCGGTTCGACAGTTTCGACTTCGTAAGTGGCGTAACCGATGGCGATGAAATCTCCTTCGTGGACGAACTTTATCTCAAGAGCCTCGGCGAGCTTTCGCTTTTCGATGGTGCCCTGCGCAACGAGATCGCCGTTGAGTGGACTGACGTGGAGCGGCGCAACGTTCAGAATGGGGCGACCACGTTCCGCGCTGATGGCGAGCGGCTCAATTTCGAATATCAGGGCGATATTATCCTAACCGACTGGGCCATTGCGACGATCGGGACCGAGGTGGAAGAAATCCGTATCAAGACGGCCACGGAAGACGCCGGCAACCGGATCATCAGCGGCTTCGGACTGTTGCAGGTGGAGCCGTATGCCGATCTGTCCCTGTCGCTCGGTGTCCGGCGGGACGAGCACGATACGTTCGGCGGGGTGACGACCTTTCGCTTTACGGGCGCCTATGCGCTGCCCTGGACCGGAACCATCCTTCGCGGCAGTTGGGGCGAAGGCTTCAAGGCGCCGACACCCTTCCAGCTTTCCTTTATTGGCCTCGTATCCATGACCGCCAACACCGATCTCAAGCCCGAGGAATCAAGAGGGTTCGACATTGGCCTCGAACAGGATTTTCTTGCTGGCAAGCTCAATACGCGGCTGACGTATTTCGCCAACACAATCGACGACCAGATCGATTTCTCTTTCGTGACTTTGGGTTTTGAAAATCTTTCGAAGGTCGAGACCGAGGGCGTCGAGGCGGAAATCCAGGCAAGCCCGCTCGACTGGCTCGACCTCGCTTTGAGCTACTTCTATCTCGAGGCCGAAGACGCGGGCGCCGATACCCGGCTGATCCGCCGGCCCAAACATTCGGGCAGCCTCGATGTGACGAGCCGGCCGATGACGCGCCTGACCCTGGGCGGCAGCTTGGTGCTGAACGGGGCCGAAGCCGACAGCCGGGGGCGGCTGGGCGGCTACGGCCGGGTCGATCTGCGGGCCGCCTACCAGCTCAGTGACCGGCTGACGGTGACCGGGCGGATCGAAAATCTGCTGGACAAGGATTACCAGGACACGTTCGGCTTCGGCACGCCCGGGATCTCGGCCTATGCCGGGCTCCGGGCGCGGCTCTAG
- a CDS encoding SDR family NAD(P)-dependent oxidoreductase, whose product MSFKNKVALVTGGGSGIGAAVATRLAEQGARVVVTGRSDKGAEMAEALSARGFEAAFVPADMRRASDCARAVEKTIDRFGGLDLAFNNAGGHFDFKSIEETEIEEADWVLDTNLKGTYYCLKYQVAAMIQGGGGAIVNNSSIFGLKAMPGLAHYVAAKHGVIGLTRAVALDTAEKNIRVNAVSPGAIKTPSYDRITGGDDHAYDAAIPVRRVGRADEVARLVLWLLSDEATFVTGAAYSVDGGMSAG is encoded by the coding sequence ATGTCATTTAAAAACAAGGTGGCGCTTGTCACCGGTGGCGGCAGCGGGATCGGGGCGGCGGTCGCGACCCGACTGGCCGAGCAGGGCGCGCGCGTCGTCGTCACGGGGCGGTCCGACAAGGGGGCGGAGATGGCCGAGGCGCTGAGCGCGAGAGGTTTCGAGGCCGCGTTCGTCCCGGCTGATATGCGGCGCGCGTCAGACTGCGCCAGGGCGGTGGAGAAAACGATCGACCGGTTCGGCGGGCTCGATCTTGCCTTCAACAACGCGGGCGGTCACTTCGACTTCAAGTCGATCGAGGAAACGGAGATCGAGGAGGCCGACTGGGTCCTGGATACCAATCTGAAGGGCACCTATTACTGTCTGAAATACCAGGTGGCCGCCATGATCCAGGGGGGCGGCGGCGCCATCGTCAACAACAGTTCGATCTTCGGGCTGAAGGCCATGCCCGGGCTTGCCCATTACGTCGCGGCCAAGCACGGTGTCATCGGCCTCACCCGCGCGGTGGCCCTCGACACCGCCGAAAAGAACATTCGTGTTAACGCCGTCTCTCCCGGTGCCATCAAGACGCCCTCTTATGACCGCATCACGGGCGGGGACGACCACGCCTATGACGCGGCCATCCCCGTGCGCCGTGTCGGCCGGGCCGACGAGGTGGCCCGGCTCGTGCTTTGGCTGCTTTCGGACGAGGCGACGTTCGTGACCGGCGCGGCCTATTCCGTCGATGGCGGCATGTCGGCCGGCTGA
- the wrbA gene encoding NAD(P)H:quinone oxidoreductase, with protein MTKILVLYHSSYGHVEIMARAVAEGAASTGAGVDVKRVPETMADSDMRAAGMKVDQDAPVAAPDDLADYDAIIFGTPTRFGNMTGQMRTFLDRTGGLWAKGSLVGKVGSVFTSTATQHGGQETTLTSFHTTLLHQGMIVVGVPYACEALNNMDEISGGTPYGASTLAAADGSRWPSDNELVIARFQGRHVAGIAARLAGGEAAGQDA; from the coding sequence ATGACGAAGATACTGGTGCTCTATCACTCAAGCTATGGCCATGTGGAGATCATGGCCAGGGCCGTTGCCGAGGGGGCCGCCTCCACCGGCGCGGGCGTGGATGTCAAACGCGTGCCCGAGACCATGGCCGATTCGGACATGCGCGCAGCCGGCATGAAGGTGGATCAGGACGCGCCCGTTGCCGCGCCCGACGACCTTGCGGATTACGATGCGATCATCTTCGGCACACCCACACGTTTCGGCAACATGACGGGACAGATGCGCACGTTTCTCGACCGGACCGGGGGGCTTTGGGCGAAGGGGTCGCTCGTCGGCAAGGTCGGCAGTGTGTTCACCTCGACCGCCACCCAGCATGGCGGCCAGGAAACCACCCTCACCTCGTTTCACACGACTCTTCTCCATCAGGGCATGATCGTGGTCGGCGTGCCGTATGCCTGCGAGGCGCTCAACAACATGGACGAGATTTCCGGCGGCACGCCCTATGGCGCCTCGACGCTCGCGGCGGCCGACGGCAGCAGGTGGCCGAGCGACAACGAGCTGGTGATCGCCCGCTTCCAGGGCAGGCACGTGGCGGGTATCGCGGCCCGGCTTGCCGGCGGCGAGGCCGCGGGACAGGACGCCTAG
- a CDS encoding LLM class flavin-dependent oxidoreductase codes for MNRLEFYSFTLWNYPYLPPEDELESIWVNLPNSIYDPQVGHRRLRDYIDVFAQSEEFGFDGIVVNEHHATPGATTPSPNLNAAFLIAKTERIPIAVIGNMLPAHLSPVRVAEEIAYLDVVSGGRVICGLVRGTGMEYYVHPVDPSRARDIFWEAHDLILKAWREPGPFAWNGEHFHIPTVNPWPRPLQQPHPEIWIPGVGSLDTIEIVARHRHRYMTVFAPKFFVQKQYELFRHLAEEKYGYTPAPNQLLATVPTYVAETDEQAHREAKAHMLWLFHMHLRVPPHIFFPPGFMEKRSFRNMVEAKMKYGLKDFTDLTYEDLLEQGYIIVGSPQTVVDKLADYAENVGAGGFIGMGSPFGAMPKWMTLKCMQILSEEVFPHFRENGKPVWQNAPRPAPHTVSEFAARENSPAYQPSIRMEAGAAPIDPRLAHVPEIAAARAKKPKPAK; via the coding sequence ATGAACAGGCTCGAGTTCTATTCCTTCACACTATGGAACTACCCCTACCTGCCGCCCGAGGACGAGCTCGAGTCGATCTGGGTCAACCTGCCCAACTCGATCTATGATCCGCAGGTGGGTCACCGGCGGCTGAGAGACTATATCGACGTCTTCGCCCAGTCGGAGGAATTCGGTTTTGACGGGATCGTCGTCAACGAGCATCACGCGACGCCGGGCGCCACAACGCCGTCCCCCAACCTGAACGCCGCGTTCCTTATCGCCAAGACCGAGCGCATTCCGATCGCCGTCATTGGCAACATGCTGCCGGCCCATCTGTCGCCCGTGCGCGTGGCCGAGGAGATCGCCTATCTGGACGTGGTCTCGGGCGGTCGGGTCATCTGCGGCCTCGTCCGGGGCACCGGTATGGAATATTACGTCCACCCGGTGGACCCGTCCCGGGCGCGCGATATTTTCTGGGAGGCGCACGACCTGATCCTGAAGGCCTGGCGCGAGCCGGGGCCGTTCGCCTGGAATGGCGAGCATTTTCACATTCCCACGGTCAATCCCTGGCCACGGCCGCTCCAGCAGCCTCACCCCGAGATCTGGATTCCGGGCGTGGGCTCGCTCGACACGATCGAGATCGTGGCCAGGCACCGCCACCGTTACATGACGGTGTTCGCACCCAAGTTCTTCGTCCAAAAACAATACGAGTTGTTTCGCCATCTGGCGGAGGAAAAATACGGTTATACGCCGGCGCCCAACCAGCTATTGGCCACGGTGCCAACCTATGTCGCGGAAACCGATGAGCAAGCTCACCGGGAAGCCAAGGCGCATATGCTGTGGCTCTTCCACATGCATCTGCGCGTGCCGCCGCACATATTTTTTCCGCCCGGGTTCATGGAGAAGCGCTCGTTCCGAAACATGGTCGAGGCCAAGATGAAATACGGCCTCAAGGATTTCACCGACCTGACTTACGAGGATCTGCTCGAGCAAGGTTATATCATCGTGGGCTCGCCCCAGACGGTGGTCGACAAGCTGGCCGATTATGCCGAGAACGTCGGGGCGGGCGGCTTCATCGGCATGGGCTCGCCCTTTGGCGCCATGCCGAAATGGATGACCCTCAAATGCATGCAAATTCTCTCGGAGGAGGTGTTTCCCCATTTCCGCGAGAATGGAAAGCCGGTTTGGCAGAATGCGCCGCGACCGGCGCCGCATACGGTCTCGGAATTCGCGGCCCGTGAGAACAGTCCCGCCTACCAGCCTTCCATTCGCATGGAAGCGGGGGCGGCGCCCATCGATCCCCGTCTCGCCCACGTGCCGGAAATCGCCGCCGCCAGGGCAAAGAAGCCGAAACCGGCGAAATAG
- a CDS encoding alpha/beta hydrolase yields MSDDALTELEPAPKPAKYYTPPLSLSVMGLPTAYRRKGSGEAVLFLHGAGMTRMWLPYYEAMAAKFDFIAPEHPGFGETPRPDWLSGMGDVVIHYHEFMARLDLDRVHLIGFSLGGWIAAELATTYPERFKSLTLMAPIGLRVDWAPLEDIFQVGPVRLWDKLFMNKSLIGDFAGDPGDLDEIVHGYGEGGTFARLAWSPRYNLQLNRRLGRVTCPALVVLPERDDLVPESIGLLYADLLPNARTARIKEAGHALIAEQPETIAGAVAAHIEGA; encoded by the coding sequence ATGAGCGACGACGCACTGACCGAGCTCGAGCCGGCACCCAAGCCCGCCAAATATTACACACCGCCACTTTCCCTGTCCGTCATGGGCCTGCCCACCGCTTACCGGCGCAAGGGTTCGGGCGAGGCGGTATTGTTCCTGCACGGTGCCGGGATGACGCGCATGTGGCTCCCCTATTACGAGGCCATGGCGGCAAAATTCGATTTCATCGCGCCAGAGCATCCGGGTTTCGGTGAAACACCGCGCCCAGACTGGCTGTCAGGCATGGGCGATGTGGTGATTCACTATCATGAATTTATGGCCCGGCTCGATCTCGATCGCGTGCACCTTATCGGCTTCTCGCTTGGCGGCTGGATCGCGGCCGAGCTGGCGACGACATATCCCGAGCGTTTCAAGTCGCTCACCCTGATGGCGCCGATCGGCCTGCGTGTCGATTGGGCGCCGCTCGAGGATATCTTTCAGGTGGGCCCCGTGCGGCTTTGGGACAAGCTGTTCATGAACAAGTCCCTGATCGGTGATTTCGCGGGCGACCCTGGCGATCTCGACGAGATCGTGCATGGCTATGGCGAGGGCGGCACGTTTGCACGGCTTGCCTGGTCGCCACGCTACAACCTGCAACTGAACCGCAGGCTCGGCCGGGTGACATGTCCGGCGCTCGTCGTCCTGCCCGAACGTGACGATCTGGTGCCCGAGAGCATCGGGCTCCTCTATGCCGATCTTCTGCCCAACGCCAGAACGGCCCGGATCAAGGAGGCAGGTCACGCATTGATCGCCGAACAGCCCGAGACCATCGCCGGGGCGGTCGCGGCGCATATCGAGGGGGCGTAA
- a CDS encoding SDR family oxidoreductase, whose product MPQPQSQSQSQSRPQTRIDDNDTDGRVLLITGASSGIGAATARRAAEAGYRVALAARSSDKLAKLADDIGRDGAFAIPTDVTEYESQENMVRETLAHFGRLDAVMANAGVGGKPGGFSGAPIEAWQRIVNVNILGVAYTLRASLEAIRNSRGHVLLTGSVAGRRIIAGSMYGASKWAVSAIGYALREELRGSGVRVTLLEPGMVDTPFFDEAKPDALAADDIARAALYALSQPRSVDVHEMLVLPTPPVEGG is encoded by the coding sequence ATGCCCCAGCCCCAGTCCCAGTCCCAGTCCCAATCCCGGCCCCAAACCCGGATCGATGACAATGACACCGATGGCCGCGTTCTGCTGATTACCGGCGCCTCCAGCGGGATCGGCGCGGCCACTGCCCGGCGCGCGGCCGAGGCCGGCTATCGGGTCGCGCTGGCCGCGCGTTCATCCGACAAGCTCGCCAAGCTCGCTGACGACATCGGCCGCGACGGGGCGTTCGCGATTCCGACCGATGTGACCGAATACGAAAGTCAGGAAAATATGGTGCGAGAGACCCTCGCGCATTTCGGACGGCTCGACGCCGTCATGGCGAACGCCGGGGTCGGGGGCAAGCCGGGCGGGTTCTCGGGCGCGCCGATCGAGGCATGGCAGCGGATCGTGAACGTCAACATCCTGGGCGTCGCCTATACGCTGCGCGCCAGTCTCGAGGCCATCCGCAACAGCCGCGGCCATGTCCTGCTGACAGGCTCGGTCGCGGGCCGGCGGATCATTGCGGGATCCATGTACGGGGCCTCGAAATGGGCTGTCTCGGCCATCGGCTATGCGCTGCGCGAGGAGTTGCGGGGCTCGGGCGTGCGGGTCACGCTACTCGAGCCCGGCATGGTGGACACACCCTTTTTCGATGAAGCGAAACCGGATGCGCTGGCGGCCGACGACATCGCGCGGGCGGCCCTTTATGCCCTGTCGCAGCCCAGGAGCGTCGATGTGCATGAGATGCTGGTCCTGCCGACGCCGCCCGTTGAAGGTGGCTGA
- a CDS encoding LLM class flavin-dependent oxidoreductase, whose translation MPEKRQLHMGAFMRPISIHTAAWRYPGAYPDANFNFAHIKRFAQRLEEGCFDAFFMADHLAVLNMPMSALKRSATVTSFDPLTLLPALAAVTEHLGLIATASTTYNDPYHVARKFASLDHISAGRAGWNVVTSANPHEAMNFGLDEHLEHDLRYERGREFYDVVTGLWDSWADDAFIRDVESGTYFDPERLHVLNHKGKYLSVRGPLNVARPVQGWPVIVQAGASDAGRQLAAETAEVVFSSPADLAAAQAYYADVKGRAEKAGRNPDHLKMLPGMFVVIGDSLDEAREKKARLDGLVHMDSGLATLSVLLGHDATAFELDSPLPEIPESNASQSARAKLVDKAARENLTVRQLAQYVGGSYTAPEMLGTPRMIADQMEEWLETRGSDGFNVMFPDLPGGLDDFVDRVVPELQHRGIFRTTYRGKTLRENLGLPRPANRFFA comes from the coding sequence ATGCCCGAGAAACGCCAGTTGCACATGGGCGCCTTCATGCGCCCCATCAGCATCCACACGGCCGCCTGGCGTTACCCCGGCGCCTATCCCGACGCCAATTTCAATTTCGCGCACATCAAGCGTTTTGCCCAAAGGCTCGAGGAAGGATGTTTCGACGCCTTCTTCATGGCCGACCATCTGGCCGTGCTCAACATGCCGATGAGCGCCCTCAAACGCAGCGCCACGGTCACCTCTTTCGATCCGCTGACGCTGCTCCCCGCGCTTGCCGCCGTGACAGAGCATCTCGGCCTTATCGCCACCGCCTCCACCACCTATAACGACCCCTATCACGTCGCGCGCAAGTTTGCGTCCCTCGACCATATCAGCGCCGGCCGGGCGGGCTGGAACGTCGTGACTTCGGCCAACCCGCACGAGGCGATGAATTTCGGCCTCGACGAGCATCTGGAGCACGACCTGCGGTACGAGCGAGGCCGCGAATTCTACGACGTGGTGACGGGGCTCTGGGACAGTTGGGCGGATGATGCCTTTATCCGCGATGTCGAAAGCGGCACGTATTTCGATCCCGAGCGCCTGCATGTCCTGAATCACAAGGGCAAGTATCTCTCGGTGCGCGGGCCGCTCAACGTCGCGCGGCCGGTTCAGGGCTGGCCCGTCATCGTCCAAGCCGGCGCTTCGGACGCGGGCCGCCAGCTCGCAGCCGAAACGGCCGAGGTGGTGTTCTCCAGCCCGGCCGACCTGGCCGCGGCACAGGCTTATTATGCGGATGTGAAGGGGCGCGCCGAAAAAGCCGGGCGCAATCCCGACCATCTCAAGATGCTGCCGGGCATGTTCGTCGTGATTGGCGACAGCCTGGATGAGGCACGGGAAAAGAAGGCACGACTGGACGGGCTCGTGCATATGGATAGCGGCCTCGCGACCTTGTCGGTGCTGTTGGGTCACGATGCGACCGCGTTTGAGCTGGATTCGCCACTGCCCGAGATTCCGGAAAGCAATGCCAGTCAGAGCGCACGCGCCAAGCTGGTCGACAAGGCGGCACGGGAAAATCTCACAGTGCGCCAACTCGCCCAGTATGTCGGCGGCAGCTATACGGCGCCCGAAATGCTCGGCACGCCCAGGATGATCGCTGACCAGATGGAGGAATGGCTGGAAACGCGCGGATCGGACGGGTTCAACGTCATGTTCCCCGACCTGCCGGGCGGGCTTGATGATTTCGTCGATCGGGTGGTGCCGGAGCTGCAGCACCGCGGCATTTTCCGCACCACATATCGCGGCAAGACGCTGCGGGAAAATCTGGGCCTGCCCCGGCCTGCCAACCGCTTCTTCGCCTAG